A window of the Zeugodacus cucurbitae isolate PBARC_wt_2022May chromosome 2, idZeuCucr1.2, whole genome shotgun sequence genome harbors these coding sequences:
- the LOC105217230 gene encoding protein artichoke has product MQHPHSHMRRIRHLNIFLLLLLYLSQIKAWRPCPELSPALRLPCRCNVVPFASTGQLGAVAMDCDRVVFHGEAPQLPYGAPIVSYSQRHSGQQVLPSQSFGTLKLPIEELDLSNNLIRRIPEKSFLGLKESLTELRLANNLLGDSLNPIFSTAEFHPLKNLKTLDLSGNKIKSIEEGLLKGCTDLKDFYVDRNCLSAVPSNSLNGPSALRLLSLRHNHITTLRYEAFIAQPQLEIVDLRHNEIKTIEGLAFQGLRAVREIKLAGNRITNLNSDVFEHIPTLQKLDLSENFIPQFPIVSLAAIGNLKSLNLSSNMLQRLDYTHLQVVKTLEVLDLSRNGITTIPSGTFRDLAALKYLDLSLNSLRTIEDDALEGLDNLQTLIIRDNNILLVPGSALGRLPSLTTLHLDFNRVAALSSEILGSINAEDITALTLARNVIRELPTGSFQTFANLRTLDLSGNSLAVISADIFLGLDQSLNELKLSQNRITGLGATPLALTELRSLDLSGNNLADLPRNIFQGLENLQSLNLSGNHHLAPLPAALIRPLSRLQVIDLSNCALKQMSGDLFATLQDLKHIYMHNNNLQEINDGSFVDLWNITSIDLSNNQITSIRPGAFVNVMNLKRLNLRDNQLSAFKGEFFNTGTGLEELDISNNHLSYLFPSSFRIHPRLREIKASNNKFSFFPAELISTLQYLEHVDLSHNQLKSIEELDFARLPRLRALLVAYNQLDMLSEMAFHNSTQLQIVDLSYNNLDRIGERTFEGLVRLEMLNLEGNQLTELSDLIFERSKLQMLENINLAKNKFDYAPLNALQRQYFFVSSVNLSQNKIRAIPADDTIMVNIKDLDLSYNPLSEGAVRNILNEPKTVRSLNLAGTGIAHLDPLETPFLQYLNLSHNNLKTIDAGIFQRTTLLETLDLSDNQLESLSELADAWPKLQSLNTLDLSNNSFEVISQDNFENLDMLRVLRLKNLAQVNRIEKNAFKHMPNLEKLAAYDLPLLGYLDVQGILELLPGLEEVDLEVKDSTIGTEQIQPAKHPRLKTIGIRGDRLKTISSGTLAGLKSSDLTIKLQNTSLTTLPPALLFPVPRSSHLTLDITGSKVTVLVPQFLTALEDRRSSLQLKGLATNPIHCDCNARALRRWLPNSHMTDVECQSPAFLEGKKLIEVGDDELTCDPRRMTSTTARSTSQYMLKSSSRLVTRPTTTTTEEPMIIWSLEPTQTPPMKIKTKAPLMKAPIMSNDDTLIIGIVGGVVAFIAILIIIICIVRLRMSNVEYHNGPAMIGIPPMPMGPGSVPMNFKGAPTALYAVPPYATQNYATLPHKTPSIHQSTQNLTQRAATQNGQNSYSTMSRMSYFGGTQQQASPQSNGQQPYIIYSDDKVYR; this is encoded by the exons ATGCAACACCCACACAGCCACATGCGACGGATACGACATCTCAACAtatttctgctgctgctgctctacTTGTCACAGATCAAAGCTTGGCGGCCATGTCCAGAGCTCAGTCCGGCATTGCGTTTGCCCTGCAG GTGCAATGTGGTGCCATTCGCGTCGACAGGACAGCTCGGCGCGGTGGCGATGGACTGCGATCGTGTCGTCTTTCATGGTGAGGCGCCGCAACTGCCGTATGGCGCGCCGATTGTCTCCTACTCGCAGCGTCACAGCGGTCAGCAAGTTTTACCATCACAG AGTTTTGGCACACTGAAACTACCCATCGAGGAGTTGGATCTGTCGAACAATCTGATACGACGCATACCAGAGAAATCCTTCCTAGGTCTGAAGGAGTCACTTACTGAGCTACGCTTGGCGAATAATCTACTGGGCGACAGTTTGAATCCGATATTCTCCACCGCCGAATTTCATCCACTGAAAAATCTCAAAACGCTCGACTTATCTGGCAACAAAATCAAATCCATCGAAGAGGGACTGCTCAAAGGCTGCACCGACTTGAAG gATTTCTATGTGGATCGTAATTGTTTATCTGCTGTCCCATCCAACTCGCTTAATGGACCAAGTGCGCTGCGACTTCTTTCTCTACGTCACAATCATATAA CAACACTCCGTTACGAAGCATTCATAGCGCAGCCTCAACTGGAAATCGTCGATCTGCGCCACAACGAAATCAAAACGATCGAGGGACTGGCATTTCAAGGTTTACGCGCCGTACGTGAAATCAAATTGGCCGGAAATCGCATTACCAATTTGAATAGTGACGTTTTCGAGCATATACCCACTTTGCAGAAACTAGATCTCTCCGAGAATTTCATACCTCAATTCCCAATTGTGTCGCTGGCCGCAATCGGAAATCTAAAATCACTGAATTTGTCCTCGAACATGTTGCAG CGTTTGGACTACACGCACCTGCAGGTGGTTAAGACCTTGGAGGTGTTGGATTTGAGTCGCAATGGCATTACCACCATACCATCGGGCACATTCCGTGATCTGGCCGCGCTCAAATATCTCGATTTGAGCTTGAATTCGCTGCGTACT ATTGAGGACGATGCGCTGGAGGGTCTGGATAACCTGCAAACGCTCATCATACGCGACAATAACATTTTACTAGTACCGGGTAGCGCTTTGGGACGTCTGCCGAGCTTGACTACATTGCATTTGGACTTTAATCGCGTTGCCGCCTTGTCAAGTGAGATTTTGGGCTCCATTAATGCCGAGGATATCACCGCCTTGACACTGGCGCGCAATGTCATACGCGAACTACCGACTGGCAGTTTCCAAACCTTTGCCAATCTACGCACACTCGATCTGTCCGGTAACTCATTGGCTGTCATAAGCGCCGACATATTCTTGGGTTTGGATCAATCGCTGAATGAATTGAAGCTTTCACAGAACCGCATTACAGGCTTGGGCGCAACACCGCTCGCCTTGACCGAACTACGTAGTCTCGATTTGAGTGGCAACAACCTCGCCGATCTGCCACGCAACATCTTCCAAGGTTTGGAGAACTTGCAATCTCTAAATCTCAGTGGTAATCATCATTTAGCGCCTTTGCCGGCGGCGCTTATAAGACCACTTTCGCGTCTGCAAGTCATTGATTTGAGCAACTGTGCGCTCAAACAAATGTCCGGCGATCTGTTTGCCACACTGCAGGACCTCAAGCACATCTATATGCACAacaataatttacaagaaatcaACGATGGCAGTTTTGTTGATCTCTGGAATATCACATCCATCGACTTGTCAAATAATCAGATTACTTCCATCAGACCCGGCGCTTTCGTGAATGTGATGAACCTCAAGCGGCTCAATCTGCGCGACAATCAGTTGTCGGCTTTTAAGGGTGAATTCTTCAATACCGGCACTGGTTTGGAGGAGCTCGATATTTCGAATAATCATCTCAGTTATCTTTTCCCCTCTTCATTCCGCATACATCCGCGTTTGCGTGAAATCAAAGCGTCAAACAACAAATTCAGTTTCTTCCCCGCCGAACTTATTTCGACGCTGCAATATCTGGAGCACGTCGATCTGTCACACAATCAACTCAAATCGATAGAAGAGTTGGATTTCGCGCGTCTGCCAAGACTGCGTGCGCTGCTCGTCGCTTACAATCAATTGGATATGCTCAGCGAGATGGCTTTCCACAACTCAACGCAGCTGCAAATTGTCGATTTGTCTTACAACAATTTGGATCGCATCGGTGAGCGTACATTCGAGGGTTTAGTGCGTCTGGAGATGCTCAATCTGGAGGGCAATCAACTGACTGAACTCTCCGATTTGATATTTGAACGTTCGAAATTGCAAATGCTCGAAAATATTAACTTGGCTAAGAACAAATTCGATTATGCGCCACTTAATGCGCTGCAACGACAGTACTTCTTCGTCTCATCGGTTAACTTGAGTCAGAATAAAATACGCGCCATACCTGCCGATGACACTATTATGGTAAATATCAAGGATCTGGATCTATCATACAATCCACTAAGCGAGGGTGCTGTACGCAATATACTCAACGAACCGAAAACTGTGCGCTCACTTAACTTAGCCGGTACTGGCATTGCTCATCTTGATCCACTAGAGACGCCTTTCTTGCAGTATTTGAATCTCTCGCATAATAACCTCAAAACAATCGATGCTGGCATTTTTCAACGCACAACTCTACTTGAAACGTTGGATCTGTCAGATAATCAATTGGAGAGCCTAAGTGAACTTGCAGATGCTTGGCCCAAATTACAGTCGCTAAATACTTTAGATCTTTCGAATAACAGTTTTGAGGTCATCTCACAAGATAATTTCGAAAACCTGGATATGCTACGTGTGCTGCGACTCAAAAACTTGGCGCAAGTTAATCGCATCGAGAAGAACGCTTTCAAGCACATGCCAAATTTAGAGAAACTCGCGGCATACGATCTACCTTTACTGGGCTACCTCGACGTGCAAGGTATACTCGAGCTGTTGCCTGGCCTTGAAGAGGTCGACTTGGAAGTGAAAGATTCAACTATAGGCACAGAACAGATACAACCCGCTAAGCATCCGAGACTTAAAACGATAGGCATACGTGGAGATCGTCTAAAGACTATTTCCTCCGGCACGCTAGCCGGTTTGAAGAGCAGTGATCTCACCATCAAACTACAAAACACCTCGCTCACAACGTTGCCACCGGCTTTACTCTTCCCTGTGCCACGCTCTTCACACCTAACACTCGACATTACCGGCTCCAAAGTCACCGTATTGGTGCCACAATTCCTTACCGCACTGGAGGATCGACGCTCCAGTCTGCAACTCAAGGGACTTGCCACCAACCCGATACACTGTGACTGTAACGCACGTGCTTTACGCCGCTGGTTACCCAACTCACATATGACTGATGTTGAGTGTCAATCACCCGCCTTCCTGGAGGGTAAGAAACTCATCGAAGTCGGCGATGATGAATTGACATGTGACCCACGACGCATGACCTCCACCACAGCGCGCAGCACCTCACAATATATGTTGAAATCATCGTCACGTCTCGTCACACgtcccaccaccaccaccaccgaagAGCCAATGATCATCTGGAGCTTGGAGCCCACACAAACGCCACCGATGAAAATCAAAACCAAAGCACCGCTCATGAAGGCGCCCATTATGAGTAACGACGACACACTTATCATCGGTATTGTTGGCGGTGTGGTGGCCTTCATAGCCATACTCATCATCATCATATGCATTGTACGTTTGCGCATGAGCAATGTGGAGTACCACAATGGACCGGCCATGATCGGTATACCGCCAATGCCAATGGGGCCGGGTAGTGTACCAATGAATTTCAAGGGTGCCCCAACGGCACTCTACGCCGTGCCACCATACGCCACGCAGAATTACGCCACGTTGCCACATAAAACACCTTCCATACACCAGTCCACACAGAATCTGACGCAACGCGCTGCCACACAAAATGGACAAAACTCATATTCCACCATGTCACGCATGTCGTACTTTGGTGGCACACAGCAACAGGCCTCACCACAGTCCAATGGCCAACAGCCGTACATTATCTATTCGGATGACAAAGTCTATAGATAA